From a region of the Alnus glutinosa chromosome 1, dhAlnGlut1.1, whole genome shotgun sequence genome:
- the LOC133862348 gene encoding cyclic nucleotide-gated ion channel 1-like, whose translation MQMANEKAQKMRLIKTKIESWMATNQLPDNMKESIITCIRDGPEENKDFDMDNPISYISKDAKLMTEIKRHLCSLALLKVGQILNNKSEYLLQLICEYLKPLYYNENSYIFREGEPLNAMIFITQGSLWCFKTNNCENGEGTASSPQCIEKGEFYGEELLQWGFNCSPSPKLSNLPISKTVKTLTKVEAFALTANDWKFLLSTAKVSGPSQSTSWRYYIHEDRFATMETLLQAQTMKNDTLEQHLEAIRTSIGVLHASPGVQQSSSVNGGSTSFVSSAPAVNATTISPLSPIGR comes from the exons ATGCAGATGGCAAATGAGAAGGCCCAGAAAATGAGgcttataaaaacaaaaatagagtCCTGGATGGCTACAAACCAGCTCCCTGACAATATGAAAGAGTCGATCATCACCTGCATACGAGATGGACCggaagaaaataaagattttgATATGGATAACCCGATATCTTATATTTCCAAAGATGCAAAGCTTATGACAGAGATAAAGCGTCATCTTTGTTCACTTGCCTTGCTAAAAGTA GGGCAAATCcttaataataaaagtgaatatcTGCTGCAATTGATCTGTGAATATCTCAAGCCATTGTACTACAATGAGAATAGCTACATTTTCCGGGAGGGAGAACCACTCAATGCGATGATCTTCATCACACAAGGCAGTTTATGGTGCTTCAAAACCAACAATTGTGAGAATGGTGAGGGAACCGCCTCAAGCCCTCAGTGTATTGAAAAAGGTGAGTTCTACGGAGAAGAACTTCTACAGTGGGGGTTCAACTGCTCCCCCTCACCCAAACTATCCAACCTCCCAATTTCTAAAACTGTTAAAACCCTTACAAAAGTTGAAGCCTTTGCTCTTACGGCCAACGACTGGAAATTTCTACTTTCTACTGCAAAAGTCTCAGGACCATCCCAGAGTACATCTTGGCGCTACTACATACATGAGGACAGATTTGCAACAATGGAGACATTACTACAGGCTCAGACCATGAAGAATGACACCTTGGAGCAGCACCTTGAGGCTATTCGCACCTCCATAGGAGTATTACACGCGAGCCCTGGTGTTCAGCAGTCTTCATCTGTAAACGGAGGTAGTACGTCGTTTGTTAGTAGTGCACCTGCAG